The DNA segment CCCGCACGGCGTGACGATTGTCAAGACGGAAGGGGCGTTTACGCATGCCGAACGGGATATGCTGATGACCGTCACAACCCGGTACGAATTGGCCAATTTGCGCAAACTCATCCGCGAGGTCGATCCGAAAGCCTGGGTCAACATGGTGGAAACCGTCGGCGTCATGGGGGATTTTCGCCGGCCTTAAAGCATGCAAGCCGGCAACTTTTGGGCGCCTGTAAAGGGCGATTTTTTTTTGCCGTTTTCCAAAAAGGAACGCGGCGCATAAACATGTTTTAAGCGAAAGTATTGCGGTTTTCAGGAAATTCCCACTGTGAAACCGTGCGAACTTTGTCATATAATGTAGTTATAAGAACGAATGGGGAGAGAAAAATTTGGAAATCCTGCTCGCTTCATTAATGCTGCTTTGGGCAAACGTGTCGACGGCGCATCCCGGCGTGACGATGGAACAAATTGTCCAGGCGGCGGTCGTTTCCGTGCAGCAACCCGCGGAAAACTTGCCGCCTCCGGATGCAACGCCCGGGCAAAAACCGGCGAATGGCACAGACTCCGGCAAGCAAGAATACGTCAAAATCGATCCGCAAAAAGATGCGCCGGTTGTCAAAGGCATCTACTCCACCGCCAACAGCGCGGGCTCCGCGCGGTTTGCCAAACTCGTCAAATTGATCGACGATACGGATTTGAACGCGATGGTCATCGACGTGAAGGATGATTATGGCTACATAACCTACAATACGGACGATCCCAAGCTGCTGAAATACGGCAACACGCAAAACATTATACCCGATATCGACAAAACGATCAAAACGCTGCAGGATCACCAAATATACCCGATCGCCCGCATCGTCGTCTTCAAGGATACCGTATTGGCCAAAAAAAGGCACGATCTTTCCTATCTGAATCCGGACGGAAGTTTGTGGAACAACGGCAAGGCGGTAAACCCGGACAGTTTTGTCAACCCGTACATGAAAGAAGTGTGGGACTATAATATTGAGGTGGCGAAGGACGCCGCGAAGCACGGCTTCAAGGAAATCCAGTTCGATTACGTGCGCTTTCCCGAAGGATTTGAGAAAAGGGCCGACAAGCTGACATACACCCGCGACGGGCGCAAACGCATTGAGGTAATCGCCGCGTTCGTCAAATATGCGCGCGAACAATTGAATCCGCTAGGCGTGAGGGTATCGGTCGATATTTTCGGTTATGCCGCTTCGGTTCCCGCGGCGGAAGGCATCGGGCAGGATTTCAACGCAATCGCCCAATATGTGGATGTGATTTGTCCGATGATCTACCCAAGCCACTATTCCACCGGCTGGTTCGGCTCCAAGGTCCCGGATGCGCACCCGTATACGACCATTAACGGCGCCATGGTCGACACGCATAAAAAGCTTGCGGAAATCGGCGATTTAAAACCGGTTATCCGCCCCTGGATTCAGGACTTTACCGCCACGTGGGTGCCCGGCCATATCCAATACGGAAAAAAGGAAATCGAAGAGCAAATCCGCGCTTTGGCAGACAACAATGTGCATGAATTTCTGCTTTGGGACTCGCACAATACGTATACCGAGGGCGTCGACTACAGCAAATAATTTTTTTCGCCGCGTAAACCCCGTTTTGCCGCATCAGGCAGAACGGGGTTTTTTTGCGGAATGAATTTGACTTCAATCAAATCATTTCCGGGGTGAATCTTTTATGATGATTGACAAATAAAGCAAGTAACCTGCTTCCACCGGGAGTGATGATCATGCAGACCGCCACCATTCGGTTGGAGACCCTTTCCTGTCCGAGCTGCGTCGCCAAAATCGAATCCGCGTTAAGGCAAACGAAGGGCATCGCCGAAGCAAAAGTGCTGTTTCATGCCTGCAAAGTAAAAGCCACATTCGACGAAAACGCAACGAATACAGAGCGCATTGCAAATGTGCTTGCCCGACTGGGATACCGTACCTTGGGTGGGTATAATAATGGACCGCAAAAATAATCGGGCGGCGCTCACGGGAGTTTCCGCCATACTGATCGGCGCCGGCTGGATCTCACGGTGGACGGCGGCCGATCCGGCGGTGTTCGCCATCCTGATGATCGCGGGCAGCGTTTTGTCCGGAGTGCCCATCATTAAACGGGCGTTGGCGGCGCTCCGTTACCGCACGTTCAGCATCGAGCTGCTCGTTTCGATCGCGGTAATCGGCTCCGTTTTGCTCGGGGAATATTGGGAAGCCGCCGCCGTCGCCTTTTTATTCATGTTTGGCGCCTTTCTGGAAGCCAGGACGCTGGAAAAAACCCGCTCATCGCTAAGAACGCTGATGAATTTGGCGCCGCTAACCGCTTCCGTTCTGCGGGACGGCGAAGAATTTCGCATTGCCCCCGAAGAAGTGATGAAGGGCGACATTGTGCTGGTGCGGCCGGGAGAAAAAATACCCGTAGATGGCAAGGTCATATCCGGCGCATCGTCCGTCAACCAGGCGGCGATTACCGGCGAATCGATTCCCGTAACCAAGAAGGCGGCCGACCCGGTATTCAGCGGCACCGTGGTTGAAAGCGGGTATTTGCATGTGCAAGCCGAGCGAGTCGGCGAAGATACGACATTTTCCCGGATTATCGCGCTGGTTGAAGAAGCGCAAGACGCCAAAGCGCCAACACAGGCATATATCGAACGTTTCGCCAAGTATTACACGCCGGCGATCTTTGCGCTTGCGGCTATTGTTTACCTGCTCACGTTCAATGCCGAATTGGCGCTTACGCTTTTGGTTATCGCTTGCCCCGGCGCGCTGGTCATAGCCGCCCCCGTCGCCGTCGTGGCGGGGATCGGGAAAGCCGCCAGCCTCGGTTTGTTGATCAAGGGCGGCCACGTGCTGGAACGCGCTGCGCGCATTAACGCCGTCGCATTCGATAAAACCGGAACGTTGACGACCGGTAAACCCGTTGTAGCGGCCATTCATCCGCTACGGACAACCCGCGGCAAACTGCTTGAACTTGCCGCGCGGGCGGAGGCGGCGTCCGAACACCACCTCGCCAAAGCGATTGCGCAAGCGGCCAAACAAGAAGGAATTGCCGTTTCGGCCGGCCAGGCGCGGTTTGCGCATTTCCCGGGCAAAGGGATCAAAGCCGAATGGGACGGCCAGACGATCCTGGTCGGCAACCGGACGCTTTTGCATGAACATGGCGTGCAGCCAGCGGCAGATGCGGCGGCGCTGTATCTGGGCGAAGAAGAAGCCGGGAGCACGGCCATCTATATCGCGGCCGATGCGGATGTGTTGGGCGTAATCGCCGTTGCCGACGCGATCCGCGCGGATGCGTGCCCAACCATTCGGAGCCTGCGGGAAATCGGGATGCGCCGGGTAATCATGCTTACCGGAGACAATGCGAACACCGCGGCAAACGCGGCGAACGCTTTGGGTATTGGCGAAATCCGGGCGCGCTTGCTGCCGGAGGACAAAGTTGCCGCGATCCGCGACATGCGGCAACAAAAACTGCAAGTCGCCATGGTCGGCGACGGCGTGAACGACGCGCCTGCCTTGACGGCGGCGGATTTGGGCATAGCCATCGGCGGCACCGGCACGGATGCGGCCCTGGAGATCGCCGACGTCGTCATAGCCTCGGGGAAAATAAGCCAATTGCCGTTAGTGTTCAAGCTAAGCGCTTTTGCGACCGGAATCATGAAACAAAATATCGGATTCGCCGTTGCCGTCGTGCTGGGGCTTCTCATCGGCGTGCTGTCCGGCGCAATCGTGCTCGCCTCCGGGATGCTCATCCATGAAGCAAGCGTGTTGCTTGTGATCATAAACGCGCTGCGAATTTTGCGCTATAAAGCTGACGGACAAATCAGGAAACCATATCAAAATGAATGGCGGGAGGAATGGTTATGAACGATTGCCATGCATGCGAGACGCAACCGTACCGCGCTTGTGTCGACAAAGTCCCTTTTTTTCGCAATTTGAGCGTGGAAGAAAAACAGCATATTGCCGAAGCTGTCATCCACAAAAAATTTTATCGGGGCGAATTTCTGTTTTCCCAGGGCGATATCCTCGGCAGTTTGCTGATCGTCCACACCGGCAGCGTGAAAATATTCAGGCTGTCGGCAACCGGCAAGGAACAAATCATCCGCATCCTGGGACCGGGCGATTTCACCGGCGAGTACGCCCTGTTCGGGGCCAATCCTTCGACGAACGGGGCCGAGGCCCTGCAGGCGACGGAAGTTTGCATGATCCGCGGCGCGGACATGAAGCGGCTGATTTTGCGCTATCCCAATATCGCCATCAAGCTGCTGGAGGAATATGCGGCCATCTCCGCGGAGAGCGAAAGCCATATCGAGCAATTGAGCCTGTTCAATGTGGAGCAGCGGCTGGCGTCGTTAATACTGCGGTTGGGCAAGCACAGTTGCGACGACAAGGTATGCGAAATTACGCTGCCCGCCAGCAAATCGAATCTGGCCTCTTTCCTGGGCATGACGCGGGAAACAATCAGCCGCAAGCTTTCGCTCTTTCAGGAACAAGGGTGGATCGAACTGGTAAACGGAAGAAAGATTCGCATTCTCGATGTCGACAGCTTGCAGAAAGTGGTCAACTCCGAACCGGAAGCGGTATAAGAAAAAGGCACCGGCATTGCGCTGGCGGATAATCCGCCGCTTACGCGCGGCACCGGTGCCCTTTTGCTTGTTTCATTATTGGCTAAGTCTTTTGGATAACTCGTATAATTCCATATTGAACGGTTTCTTTGTTTTGACGACCGTTTCGATATCGGTTGCCACCAATGATCCGTTTACGACTCCCAACGCTTTGCCCGACTCGCCGGCAAGCAATTGCCTTACCGCGAAATCGCCCAGGCGGCTGGCCAAAATGCGGTCATTATGAGTGGGCGTCCCTCCCCGCTGGATATGCCCCAATACGGTCACGCGCGGTTCGATATCGATCAGTTTGCTTATTTCTTCGGCGATCATATCGCCTTTTCCGACGCCTTCGGCGACCACAATAATACTGTGGCGTTTGCCGTGCCGAAAATTCTCCTGCATTCGGTCGGCGATTTCCTGCGTGTCGTAAGGCACCTCCGGCACCAGGATCGTTTCGGCGCCGCTCGCCAGCCCCGCGTACAATGCGATGTCGCCGCAATGCCTGCCCATGACCTCCACCACCGAGGAGCGTTCATGCGACGTCATGGTGTCGCGCAGCTTATTGATCGCGTCCACCACGATGCTTACCGCTGTGTCAAATCCGATGGTGAAATCGGTGAAGGCAATGTCATTGTCGATCGTACCCGGCAGCCCCATCGTTTTAATGCCTTGCAGCGTTAATTTGTAGGCCCCCTGGTAAGAACCGTCGCCACCGATCACCACAAGCCCGTCAATCCCCCGCTTGCGCAAATTTGCGGCGCCAAGTTGCTGCCCTTCCGGCGTTAAAAATTCCTTGCAGCGGGCCGTCTGCAAAATGGTGCCGCCCCGTTGGATGATGTCGCCTACACTGCGCAAGTCCATCTCCTTGATGTCGTCGTTCAGCAAGCCCTGAAAGCCGCGCTGCACGCCGAATACTTTGAGGCCGTGATACAGGCCGCTGCGCACAACCGCTCTTACCGCGGCATTCATCCCTTGCGAGTCGCCGCCGCTTGTCAGCACTGCGATAGACTTAACCATACTAACTCCTCCTCCGTCGAATCCATATACTGTAAAACCAAAAAAACACGCGCGTTAACGGGCTGCCCCACATCAATTTGCGGGATACCCGTTTTACATCCGACTGGCCGCGTACTTTCGGGTCGGACAAATACAGCGCCAAAAGACCTTCGATGACCATTCGGTGAAAGCGGACATGCTGCAAAAGCTTTACACTTTTCCGCGCTTGCTTGGCCACCCAGGAAATTCTCGCCGCTTTTTCTTCGCTGCCTGCGTAGTACGCGCAAAAATTCAAATCTCCGCCGCGCCTGTCTTCGTCCTGATCGATCAAATAATCAAGCAAAATATGCAATCCGCAAACATAGGGAAAATAGGCTTTGTACACTTGATCGGGCATCTCCCGCGGCATAAATTTGTCCGCGGACGCGGCAAAAAGCATAAAAACTCCCAGCGTGGACCCGGTTGCGGCGGCGAATTCGTTCCAACGCAATTCCCGATATTTTCGCTTATGCTTTTTCCACCAGGTTTTTAGCGCCTTTTCCCGTTTATCCAGGCTGATATGTTTAAACACTTGCAAGTCGCAGTAAAGCGAAACCAATTCAACGATGCGTTTTTTTGACCGGTCATAGGAAGGAAGCATGCAAATGCAGGACTGGCACGTTTTCACCAGATTATCCAAATACCCGCCGTCGTCTTGCTCGGGATGGTAGGCGTAATAGTCGTGCAGCGGCGCCGCCGGGTCGACGGCATCCAGCATTGCCTGGTGCATTTGGCGAAAATCTTTGGCGCTTAGCGAGGTGCTGCGGTCGCATAAATTATCCAGGTAATCGCTTATCGTCTGAAAAGCGACGATCAACGGGATCAGCACGTGCTTATAGGCTAAATTGAAGGCCGCGTAGACCGCTCCGCCTTCACAGTGAAATTGCTTTCCGGACAAACTCGCGATGGCCTGCTTGCGCAATTCCTCCGTCGGAATCCGCATGGCCAATTCCCGCCATTCCGCCAATTGGCTGCGCACTTCCGGAAGTACGCTGCGGTAAAATCTGAACATCAGCGTAAACGGTCCGGACGGAACGGCATCGGCGCGAACATCGGTTACAGGCACACGACTAACCCCCGCATCTCATGATATGATTGTTAATTATATATCATTATGCGGTAAGTGCGAAATCTAACTGTTCCGGCAAACGTCAGGCAAACGCACGGCGAAAAGCCTAATAGTAAATTTATCACGAGTTTGCGAGTTCGCCAATAGTTAATCGAATGCAAAAATGTTGCAAATCGACCGCGAAAGATGGCAAATCGTGTTATACTGTGGCTATGCAACGATCGGGAGAACAAAACTATGCGGGACAGTCTGGCACAATCTAAACAAAAGCCGCCATTGCTGCGAATATTCGCCTTCTTTTTGCCGCTGGGCGCTTCGGCCACGCTTGTTACGGCCTCCCATGTCATCATCAACAGCACGCTAGCCCGTTCGGAACATCCGGAGACGATTATTTCCAGCTACGCCATCGCGTTAAGTCTGTTTAGCATTCTGGACCGCTCCACGGGACTTTTGCGACAATCGTGTTCCGCTTTGGTCCGCGACCGCGTCTCGTTTCAAGCGATGTCGCACATCGCGAATCTGCTGATCTTATCCACGATTCTGTTTAGTTTGCTGGTTTCTTACACGCCATTGGGTGTCGGCATTTTCCGCTATCTTTTCGGCGAACAGGAATCGCTTTTGCAGCCCACGATCCATGTTTTCCGCATCCTCATGTTTGTCAGCGTTTTTTCCGGCCTGCGGTGTTTGTATCATGGAATCATTATAACAAATTTCCATACAAAATGGCTGACGATCGGGATGGTCTTCAGGCTCGGCGTCATGTACGCCATTTCGTTGGGATTTATTTTGAAATGGGGCGTGCATGACGGCAGAGTGGGCGCCGTCATCTTCATGGCGGGCATGATGGTGGAGGCAACCGTCGCCGTTTGGGAAGGTAAAACGCTTTTGCGGAAAATGCCGCGAAAGCTTCCCGGACACAATGTGGAAAAGCCTAAACAGGTGTTTGCCTTTTTTCGGCCCATGTTGTATTCGTCTTTCATTGCGGTAGTCATCGGACCGTCCATCAACGCCATGCTTGGCAAAACGGCCGATGTTCCGCTCTCCATCGCCTCGTATGCCGTTGCCCTGAACGTTACGCAGCTTATGACAAGCTTTTTCACCTATATCCATCAAATCGCGCTGAATTTCTACAAGCGGGAAGCGCATGCGGTCAAAACGTTTATGCTGATCGTCTGTCTCATTCCGACGGCGCTTAATTTCATGCTCGTCCATACGCCTGCGGGACCATGGTTTTTGCACCATATCATGGGGCTGCAACACGAACTGTTAACGGCCACGCTTGAGGCAATCGGCGTTTTTATGCTTATGACGCTGGTCGTCCCGTGGCTCGATTTCGCGAACGGCCTTGTCATGCTAAGGGGCCAAACAAAAATCATGGTCTGGTCGCAAAGCGCCAATGCGGCCCTGACCGTCCTCGTCTTGCTTTTGTGCGTATGGCTTGCGCCCGGCTTAAACGGCAATATCGGCGCTTTGGCGCAATCGTTGGGGATGCTCGCGGAGCTTTCTTTCGTCACATATGCATTACGCCGCGGCCGGGCAAACGCACTTATTTGGCAAATGAAGCAGGATCACAACCGGGCCATGCCGAAATAGAAAAAAGTAAACCGGAGGTGAATTATGGATTATAGCGAATCCTATCTGCTTTTCATTATTGCGTCATTCGCCTTTGCCTACCTTTTAATCAAGAAAAAAGAAAAGTTCCCGGAAAAAGCGCGCCGCCCGCTGGCGATTGTCGCGTTGTTTATGGTCGTCTTCTCGTTTTTTCTGATTGTTTATTCTTTTTGGCGCGGCATATGACGCCGGAAAAAATTTGCTTGCCCGGGCAATCGCGGAATAATAATATGGAAAGAGCCGGAACATAATATCTCTACTACAATTGACGGGAGTGTGGGCTAAAATGCGCATGATTCCTGTTGTTCTGGCTTTTTTGTTCGGTTTTCTTAGTTTCATGCCGCCGGTCAGCACCGGCGTACACAAAAATAACGAATTGCCAACCGCAGTCAGGAGGATTGCCATGAATCAATTGCCAAAACGCGCGGAAGTGCCCGCACAGGACAAATGGAAACTGGAAGACCTGTTTGCCGACCAGCAGGCCTGGGATCAGGAATACAACCAGGTACTGGAAAAAACGCGCGAAATGAAAAAATTCCAGGGCAAACTGCAGGATGAAAAAACGATCAGGGACTGCTTTGCGCTGGAGGACGAGATTTCATTATCGACAGAGCGCTTGTACGTATACGCCAATATGAAGCATCACGAGGATATGGCCGACCCCAAATACCAGGCGCTGGCGGATAAAGCGCAGAAACTGAGCGTCAAGGTAAGCGAAGCGACTTCGTTTATCACGCCGGAAGTGTTGCGCCTGTCGACCGAACAATTGCAGGCGCTCATTGATAACGACGAGCTGCGCGACTACCGGCAAACCTTGAAAGAGATGCTGCGGCAAAAGCCGCATGTATTGTCCGAAAGCGAAGAAGCCATCCTGGCGCAAGTGGGCAACATGTCGCAGGCTCCCAGCAACATTTTCGGGATGCTGAACAATGCCGACATGAAGTTCCCGCATATAAAAAATGAGGACGGCGAAGAAGTGGAATTGACGCACGGGCGGTATATCCAGTTTTTGGAGAGCGGCAACCGCGCAATCCGCAAGGAAGCTTTCCATGCGATGTATTCGACCTACGACAGGCAAAAAAATACAATCGCCGCCACCCTGGCAGCGAACGTCACAAAAAATTTGTTTTACGCGAACGTCCGGCATTACCCGTCGGCGCTCGAAATGGCGTTATACGGCGACAATATTCCGCGGGAAGTATACACCAATCTGATCGATACGATCCATGCGCATTTGCCGCTGTTGCACCGATACATGAAGCTGCGCAAGCGGCTGCTGCATGTGGACGAACTGCACATGTTCGACTTGTTCGCTCCGCTCGTGACCGAATACAAACCGAAAATTACCTTTGACGAGGCAAAAAAGACCGTCCTGGAAGGCCTTAAGCCGTTGGGGCAGGAATACTTGCAAATTCTGCAGGAGGGCTTTAACAACGGCTGGATCGATGTTTACGAAAATCAGGGAAAGCGAAGCGGCGCATACAGTTGGGGCGCATACGGGACGCACCCTTATGTTCTGCTCAACCATAAAGACAACCTGAACAGCATGTTTACGCTGGCGCATGAAATGGGGCATGCGATTCATTCCTATTACTCCGACCATAACCAGACTTACCGCAATGCGCAATATACGATCTTCCTGGCCGAAGTCGCTTCGACGACCAACGAGTCGCTTTTGATGCATTACCTGCTTGGCAAAAGCACGGACGTTAAGGAAAAAATGTATCTGCTCACCTACTATCTCGATCAATTCCGCACTACCGTTTTCAGACAAACGATGTTTGCCGAATTCGAGAAAATCATCCACGAAAAGGCGGAAGCCGGCGAAACGCTTACGCCGCAACTTTTGTCCGACATTTATTACGATTTGAACGTGAAATACCATGGCAAGGAAATGGTTGTCGACAAGGATATCGCGATGGAATGGGCGCGCATTCCCCATTTTTACAACAGTTTTTACGTCTACAAATACGCGACGGGATTTTCGGCGGCAACCAGCTTCGCCAATCAGATTCTGGAAGACGGAAAGCCCGCTGTAGACCGTTATATCGGTTTCTTAAAGAGCGGAGGCAGCGATTACTCCATCCATATTCTGAAACGGGCGGGAGTCGATATGTCCTCTCCGGAACCGATCCGGCAGGCCATGCAAGTGTTTGCGAAACTGCTTGACCAGTTGGAACAGTTGGCTAAAAGTTGAAAGGGTGAATTGTCATGAAGCTGCAATGGACGTTTATTTTGGCCCTCATTTTCGCGCTCGTCGTCGCTTTGTTCGCCGTCTTTAACGTGGAATCCGTCCCGGTCAATTACATTTTTGGCGAAGCAAATCTGCCGCTCATCATCGTGATTCTTGGGGCTGCGCTGATCGGAGGGCTGTTTGTCGGATCTGTGGGCATCATCTGGCAAATACGGTTAAAGCGGAAAATTCGCCAACTGGAAAAAGACCTGCATGACGCCGAGCGTGTTGCCGAAAAACCGGAACCGAGCGCGGAAATCGTGATCCCGCCTCCGCCGGGAACCATGAGCGACTCATACTCGCAACAGTAACGGTATGCCTATCGACGGCGGAAACGCCTCCGGTTTGCCGGCTTGCGGCCTTTTTTCGGCAAATAGCCTCTGCTGCGTCCGTTAGCGTTGAGCGGGAGGGTGATCCACCCGTTTTAGCGATGCTCGGGGATGCGGTTCATCCGTATTAGCGGTGGGCGGGGAGGTAATCTCCCCGCTTTTGCATTGCTCAGGGAGGTAACCCCCCCGTCATAGCGTTGCGCAGGGCGCGTGCGGATTGCTCCCTATGCGTCAATCCAGTTATTGGCGATCGTCTTTTTGTACCAAAAATAACTGTCCTTTTTTGTGCGTTCAAGCGTGGCAAAATCGACGTGGACTATGCCGAACCGTTTGCTATAGCCATACGCCCATTCGAAGTTATCGAGAAGCGACCAGATGAAATATCCCTTTACGTTAACGCCGGAGGAAATCGCGCGATTCATTTGCAACAGGTGCTCCCGCAAATACTTGATGCGCTGTTTATCCCGCACTTTTCCGGCGGCCGGTTCGTCATTGTAGCACGCGCCGTTTTCCGTAATATAAATCGGAATGTCCCCGTAAATTTCCCGCAGGCGGCAAAGGGTGCGATACAGCCCTTCGGGATAAATAAACCAATCGATATCCGTCTTGTCGTGTCCGACATCGACTATTTCCGCATCGAACAAACCGCTGTTTTCTTTATATCTCGCCACATTTCCCGAATAGTAATTGAGACCCAAAAAATCGATCGGCTGCCGGATTTGTTCCATGTCGCCCGCCAATACGTCAAGCTTTACCCCTTTTTGCGCGAACCAATCGACCATGTATTGCGGATAGGCGCCGGTAAAGATCGGATCGCAAAACCATTCCATAAACCAGCATGCGCTGCGTCGGCACGCTGCCACATCTTCCGCGCTTAAGCTGTACGGTTCAAACCATGAGTAATTGGCCACGATTCCGATCTGTCCGTCCATGCGCATGGCGCGAAAACGTTCGACCGCCTTGCCGTGCGCGATCATGATATGGTGGGCGACATTCAGCGCCAGCTGCGGATCGCGGTTGCCCGGCGCATGTTCGCCAAGAAAGTTGGACAAAAAGGAAATGCACCACGGCTCGTTAAACGTAACCCAAAATTTGATCTTGCCGGCAAAAGCCTGGAACATCGTTTCCGCATAGCGCACAAACGCGTCGATCGTGGCGCGGTTTGCCCATCCTCCCTGATCCTGCAACGCTTGCGGAAGATCCCAATGGTAAAGGGTGCAGCACGGCGCAATTCCGTTTTCCAACAGCTTGTCGACAAGATTTTGATAATAGTTTAGCCCCTTCGCATTCAACTCGCCTATGCCGTCGGGAAAAATGCGCGGCCAGGCGATGGAAAAACGGTACGCGCCAACGCCGAGTTCTTTCAGCAATTGAATATCTTCATCCAGCCGGTGATAGCTGTCGCATGCCTGGTCACCGTTATCGCCGTTCAGCACATTGCCGGGCGTATGCGCAAACGTGTCCCAAATCGACGGCTTGCGCCCGTCCTCATTCCAGGCTCCCTCAATCTGGTACGATGCGGTTGCCGCCCCCCACAAGAAATCTTGCGGAAACATAATGCTTGCCATCGGATTTCCTCCCAATTTGTTAAAATGGTTTTACCACGCCGACGGCCATCCCGTCGTAAGCGGGGATAATGGCGCTGATCAGGCGGGGATCCGTCGCCATCTTTTCGTTAAATTCGCGGATGGCGATGACGGAAGGCCCGTCTTCCTCCGGATCCATCGTTCTGCCATGCAGCAGCGCGTTGTCTCCGGCAATGACCGTTCCGGGGTGGGACAAGCGGATTGCCCATTCCAGATAAAGCGGATAATTGCCTTTGTCCGCATCGATAAAGATGAGATCGAAACGTTGATTTTCATTAGCCAAAGCCGCCAAAGACGCAAGCGCCTCGCCGACGCGCAACTCGACCATGCCGCCGAATCCCGCTTCCCTGATGTTCTGTTTGGCCGTTTCCGCAAACTCCGGGCTTAATTCCAGCGAAATTAGCTTGCCGTTTTCCCGCAAGCCCCGGCATATGCAAATTCCGCTGTAGCCGCCCAATGCGCCGATTTCCAGCGCCGATTCGCCCCCGGCCAAAGCGGCGAGCATCGTCAATAGCCTGCCGTAGCCCGGCGGAACCGATATTTCCGGCATTCCGTTCGCTTTTAGACTGGCGGTTACACGAGCCAAGTCGGCGTCATGCGGAAAAATTTGCTCGATATATTGTTCTGCGGTTAATTTCAATCTGCATTCTCCCTTTTGCCATTCGCCAATATGAAAAGTGTTCCGTTAAAAAACAGCAAAATCAACGTCATAAACAGCACAAAGCCGAGCGATTGCGGCGTTTGCACGATAGCCGACGCGGTTTCGGCAAGCACATCCGCCGGCCGCAGCAACACGTCCCAACTGTTCCAGCGGAGAAACCGTCCCAGATAAATGCCGACGCCGCATAACAAATGGGTGCCGAAAAAAAACAGCCTTGCCGACGCGCCCCCGTAAAACCGCCGCCATATCCGGTAAATGGGATAAAACGAAAAAAATCCAAGAAACAAACCCAACAAGGCATACAATACCAGCATATTCAGATCATACCACAAAGTAATTTGCGCTTTCCAAAAGCTGATATCGACCAGATGGTAAAGATCGGTCAGCATATATGCCGCATTCGGATAAAAAAACAGCCACACGAGCGTAAGCGGCAAAAATCCGCCTTTGCGCGCCGTTTTTTCGCCGCCAAACAACCGGTTTGCCAGCACGGCCAACGCATAAGGCAGCCATGCCAAAAATAAATTCCATAACAAAAACAAATAGGTAAGCCGATCCGTATAGACAATTCGCAGTAAAACGGCGCTCATTGCCAACACGGAGCCGGCTATTAGCAACCGAAATTGCATCCATTTCCCTGCCTCTACATTGCGCGACCGGCATCGGCGGTTATAAATTTGCGG comes from the Bacilli bacterium genome and includes:
- a CDS encoding GH1 family beta-glucosidase; translation: MASIMFPQDFLWGAATASYQIEGAWNEDGRKPSIWDTFAHTPGNVLNGDNGDQACDSYHRLDEDIQLLKELGVGAYRFSIAWPRIFPDGIGELNAKGLNYYQNLVDKLLENGIAPCCTLYHWDLPQALQDQGGWANRATIDAFVRYAETMFQAFAGKIKFWVTFNEPWCISFLSNFLGEHAPGNRDPQLALNVAHHIMIAHGKAVERFRAMRMDGQIGIVANYSWFEPYSLSAEDVAACRRSACWFMEWFCDPIFTGAYPQYMVDWFAQKGVKLDVLAGDMEQIRQPIDFLGLNYYSGNVARYKENSGLFDAEIVDVGHDKTDIDWFIYPEGLYRTLCRLREIYGDIPIYITENGACYNDEPAAGKVRDKQRIKYLREHLLQMNRAISSGVNVKGYFIWSLLDNFEWAYGYSKRFGIVHVDFATLERTKKDSYFWYKKTIANNWIDA
- a CDS encoding multi antimicrobial extrusion protein MatE, with protein sequence MRDSLAQSKQKPPLLRIFAFFLPLGASATLVTASHVIINSTLARSEHPETIISSYAIALSLFSILDRSTGLLRQSCSALVRDRVSFQAMSHIANLLILSTILFSLLVSYTPLGVGIFRYLFGEQESLLQPTIHVFRILMFVSVFSGLRCLYHGIIITNFHTKWLTIGMVFRLGVMYAISLGFILKWGVHDGRVGAVIFMAGMMVEATVAVWEGKTLLRKMPRKLPGHNVEKPKQVFAFFRPMLYSSFIAVVIGPSINAMLGKTADVPLSIASYAVALNVTQLMTSFFTYIHQIALNFYKREAHAVKTFMLIVCLIPTALNFMLVHTPAGPWFLHHIMGLQHELLTATLEAIGVFMLMTLVVPWLDFANGLVMLRGQTKIMVWSQSANAALTVLVLLLCVWLAPGLNGNIGALAQSLGMLAELSFVTYALRRGRANALIWQMKQDHNRAMPK
- a CDS encoding lipopolysaccharide assembly protein LapA domain-containing protein — protein: MKLQWTFILALIFALVVALFAVFNVESVPVNYIFGEANLPLIIVILGAALIGGLFVGSVGIIWQIRLKRKIRQLEKDLHDAERVAEKPEPSAEIVIPPPPGTMSDSYSQQ
- a CDS encoding O-methyltransferase — encoded protein: MKLTAEQYIEQIFPHDADLARVTASLKANGMPEISVPPGYGRLLTMLAALAGGESALEIGALGGYSGICICRGLRENGKLISLELSPEFAETAKQNIREAGFGGMVELRVGEALASLAALANENQRFDLIFIDADKGNYPLYLEWAIRLSHPGTVIAGDNALLHGRTMDPEEDGPSVIAIREFNEKMATDPRLISAIIPAYDGMAVGVVKPF
- the pepF gene encoding oligoendopeptidase F, producing MNQLPKRAEVPAQDKWKLEDLFADQQAWDQEYNQVLEKTREMKKFQGKLQDEKTIRDCFALEDEISLSTERLYVYANMKHHEDMADPKYQALADKAQKLSVKVSEATSFITPEVLRLSTEQLQALIDNDELRDYRQTLKEMLRQKPHVLSESEEAILAQVGNMSQAPSNIFGMLNNADMKFPHIKNEDGEEVELTHGRYIQFLESGNRAIRKEAFHAMYSTYDRQKNTIAATLAANVTKNLFYANVRHYPSALEMALYGDNIPREVYTNLIDTIHAHLPLLHRYMKLRKRLLHVDELHMFDLFAPLVTEYKPKITFDEAKKTVLEGLKPLGQEYLQILQEGFNNGWIDVYENQGKRSGAYSWGAYGTHPYVLLNHKDNLNSMFTLAHEMGHAIHSYYSDHNQTYRNAQYTIFLAEVASTTNESLLMHYLLGKSTDVKEKMYLLTYYLDQFRTTVFRQTMFAEFEKIIHEKAEAGETLTPQLLSDIYYDLNVKYHGKEMVVDKDIAMEWARIPHFYNSFYVYKYATGFSAATSFANQILEDGKPAVDRYIGFLKSGGSDYSIHILKRAGVDMSSPEPIRQAMQVFAKLLDQLEQLAKS